From the Nocardiopsis changdeensis genome, one window contains:
- a CDS encoding 1-aminocyclopropane-1-carboxylate deaminase/D-cysteine desulfhydrase, with the protein MESTGCGHLTARLPSPLEEVRDPRLHGVRLLLKREDLIHPEVPGNKWRKLHRNLVRAHEAGATTLLTFGGAYSNHIRAVAAAGRACGFATVGVIRGEEHRPLNPVLEYAAAQGMRLVHLDRATYRDKHTPGVIAGLRERFGDFHLLPEGGSNAEAVLGCVPVAAEIDTGFDVLCCACGTGGTLAGVAAGLGPGRRALGFSVLKGGGFLADEVRRLQREAGVSGGNWEIETGYHFGGYARCPDGLRAFIDDFRDRHGLEPERVYVAKMLAGIYDLAARGRLRPGTTVVALVTGPAEFRAQAPPVQPPRLE; encoded by the coding sequence ATGGAGTCCACCGGGTGCGGCCACCTGACGGCCCGACTGCCCTCCCCGCTGGAGGAGGTCCGCGACCCCCGGCTGCACGGGGTGCGGCTGCTGCTCAAGCGTGAGGACCTCATCCACCCCGAGGTGCCCGGCAACAAGTGGCGCAAGCTCCACCGCAACCTGGTGCGGGCGCACGAAGCCGGGGCCACGACCCTGCTGACCTTCGGCGGCGCCTACTCCAACCACATCCGGGCGGTGGCCGCCGCCGGCCGGGCCTGCGGGTTCGCGACCGTCGGGGTGATCCGCGGGGAGGAGCACCGGCCGCTCAACCCCGTGCTGGAGTACGCGGCGGCCCAGGGGATGCGGCTGGTCCACCTGGACCGGGCGACCTACCGGGACAAGCACACGCCCGGGGTGATCGCGGGGCTGCGCGAGCGGTTCGGTGACTTCCACCTGCTGCCCGAGGGCGGCAGCAACGCCGAGGCGGTGCTGGGCTGCGTGCCCGTCGCCGCGGAGATCGACACCGGCTTCGACGTGCTGTGCTGCGCCTGCGGCACCGGGGGCACCCTCGCCGGGGTCGCCGCCGGGCTGGGCCCGGGGCGGCGGGCGCTGGGGTTCTCGGTGCTGAAGGGCGGGGGCTTCCTCGCCGACGAGGTGCGGCGGCTCCAGCGGGAGGCGGGGGTGTCCGGCGGGAACTGGGAGATCGAGACCGGCTACCACTTCGGCGGGTACGCCCGGTGTCCGGACGGGCTGCGGGCGTTCATCGACGACTTCCGGGACCGGCACGGGCTGGAGCCGGAGCGGGTCTACGTGGCCAAGATGCTCGCCGGGATCTACGACCTGGCCGCCCGCGGCCGCCTGCGCCCGGGGACCACGGTGGTCGCCCTGGTGACCGGTCCCGCGGAGTTCCGGGCTCAGGCCCCGCCGGTCCAGCCCCCGCGGTTGGAGTAG
- a CDS encoding DUF4240 domain-containing protein produces the protein MTEDTFWRLIDEGRAAAPGPDPDHLADHLVGLLSRGPVFMITGFAERLSEALYRLDRREYGEDLSSDVFLYTRAAVVADGRAAYEGVPADPVLFVPYAEEPIWAEPLLYVPDRAYEDFTGEEWQRRTRYSYESYSNRGGWTGGA, from the coding sequence ATGACCGAGGACACCTTCTGGCGGCTGATCGACGAGGGCCGCGCCGCCGCCCCCGGTCCGGACCCCGACCACCTGGCCGACCACCTCGTCGGGCTGCTGTCGCGCGGCCCGGTGTTCATGATCACCGGCTTCGCCGAGCGGCTCTCCGAGGCCCTGTACCGGCTGGACCGGCGCGAGTACGGGGAGGACCTGTCCTCCGACGTGTTCCTGTACACCCGCGCGGCGGTCGTCGCCGACGGCCGCGCGGCCTACGAGGGGGTGCCGGCCGACCCGGTGCTCTTCGTCCCCTACGCCGAGGAGCCGATCTGGGCCGAACCGCTGCTCTACGTACCGGACCGCGCCTACGAGGACTTCACCGGCGAGGAGTGGCAGCGCCGGACCCGGTACTCCTACGAGTCCTACTCCAACCGCGGGGGCTGGACCGGCGGGGCCTGA
- a CDS encoding sporulation protein, translating into MVFRYLLSVLGTGCPKVDTVLDDPHRRPGELLQGRLELTGGELDWEIAEVAHVLVARFGDGEESEFARVPLMGAMTLDAERRLVVPFAYRVPWAAPPTRLDGTDLAGVELGLRTDVVIDDALDEGDLDPVHVHPLPLHERLLEGMESAGFERRGGHAARGGLPGDPGRARFHRALRYTDGTVDLDLLLSTAEEGVAVAFAADGMLAEYAAGRAEPRWFHARHEDADREDWRRRVGEWIGYTLDRDGDGEAYARKGGAQG; encoded by the coding sequence ATGGTCTTCAGGTACCTCCTCTCGGTACTCGGGACCGGATGTCCCAAGGTGGACACCGTGCTGGACGACCCGCACCGGCGGCCCGGCGAGCTGCTCCAGGGGCGCCTGGAGCTGACCGGGGGCGAGCTGGACTGGGAGATCGCCGAGGTGGCGCACGTCCTCGTCGCCCGCTTCGGCGACGGCGAGGAGTCGGAGTTCGCCCGGGTGCCCCTCATGGGCGCGATGACCCTGGACGCGGAGCGGCGGCTGGTCGTGCCGTTCGCCTACCGGGTCCCCTGGGCCGCGCCGCCGACCCGCCTGGACGGGACCGACCTGGCCGGGGTCGAGTTGGGCCTGCGCACCGACGTCGTCATAGACGACGCCCTCGACGAGGGCGACCTGGACCCGGTGCACGTCCACCCGCTGCCGCTGCACGAGCGCCTGCTGGAGGGGATGGAGAGCGCCGGGTTCGAGCGGCGCGGCGGGCACGCGGCCCGGGGCGGACTGCCCGGCGACCCCGGGCGGGCGCGCTTCCACCGGGCGCTGCGCTACACCGACGGCACCGTCGACCTGGACCTGCTGCTGTCCACCGCCGAGGAGGGCGTGGCGGTGGCGTTCGCGGCCGACGGGATGCTGGCGGAGTACGCGGCGGGCCGGGCCGAGCCCCGCTGGTTCCACGCCCGCCACGAGGACGCCGACCGCGAGGACTGGCGGCGCCGCGTGGGCGAGTGGATCGGGTACACCCTGGACCGCGACGGCGACGGCGAGGCGTACGCGCGCAAGGGCGGCGCACAGGGGTGA
- a CDS encoding DUF6463 family protein — MDTAPEAGRNARTGRAPLLWGSGIMIVLGVGHLALLAFVDGAVIAAWAERGLWAAVPLDLGGGAEPTAAQLQNSLTFWAGPGSFSVPLVLLGALIRHLVGRGVPVPSWVGWGTAAWCVAGGVLLVPSPYFLGAVAGLLVVLGARRDRLRESAAAA, encoded by the coding sequence ATGGACACGGCACCGGAGGCGGGACGGAACGCGCGGACCGGGAGGGCGCCGCTGCTCTGGGGGAGCGGCATCATGATCGTGCTGGGCGTCGGACACCTGGCCCTGCTGGCGTTCGTCGACGGCGCCGTCATCGCGGCCTGGGCGGAACGGGGCCTGTGGGCGGCCGTCCCGCTCGACCTCGGGGGCGGCGCGGAGCCGACGGCGGCGCAGCTGCAGAACTCGCTCACCTTCTGGGCCGGTCCGGGGAGCTTCTCCGTCCCCCTGGTCCTGTTGGGGGCCTTGATCCGGCACCTGGTCGGACGCGGGGTGCCCGTCCCCTCGTGGGTGGGCTGGGGGACCGCGGCGTGGTGTGTCGCCGGCGGTGTCCTGCTCGTGCCGTCGCCCTACTTCCTGGGCGCCGTGGCGGGCCTGCTGGTCGTCCTCGGGGCTCGGCGGGACCGGCTCCGGGAGTCCGCGGCCGCCGCGTGA
- a CDS encoding DUF2867 domain-containing protein, with product MARRTISDHTAHPWRIHELAPDFEVEDVWAFRTPGAGPGDFRAAVEAIRSSGGIGRMPSAARFLFAVRWRLGGLLGWDDPGSGVGGRVPSLRDRLPADLLAAPRGEDRDDMPLKAVYETDTEAVRELANRTVHTLMHLGWARGADGDHELLMAVLVKPNGRFGRLYMAAIAPFRHLIVYPALTRGWERAWAERNGGPA from the coding sequence ATGGCCCGGCGTACGATCTCCGACCACACCGCACACCCCTGGCGTATCCACGAGCTGGCCCCGGACTTCGAGGTCGAGGACGTGTGGGCGTTCCGCACCCCCGGAGCGGGCCCCGGCGACTTCCGCGCCGCGGTGGAGGCGATCCGCTCGTCCGGCGGGATCGGCCGGATGCCCTCGGCGGCGCGGTTCCTGTTCGCCGTCCGGTGGCGGCTCGGCGGGCTCCTGGGCTGGGACGACCCGGGGTCGGGCGTGGGCGGGCGGGTCCCCTCGCTGCGCGACCGCCTCCCCGCCGACCTGCTCGCCGCGCCTCGGGGGGAGGACCGGGACGACATGCCCCTGAAGGCGGTCTACGAGACCGACACCGAGGCCGTCCGCGAGCTGGCGAACCGGACCGTGCACACCCTGATGCACCTGGGCTGGGCGCGCGGGGCCGACGGCGACCACGAGCTGCTGATGGCCGTCCTCGTCAAACCCAACGGCCGGTTCGGGCGGCTGTACATGGCGGCCATCGCGCCCTTCCGGCACCTCATCGTCTACCCGGCGCTGACCCGCGGCTGGGAGCGGGCCTGGGCCGAGCGGAACGGAGGGCCGGCATGA